A genomic stretch from Arachis stenosperma cultivar V10309 chromosome 3, arast.V10309.gnm1.PFL2, whole genome shotgun sequence includes:
- the LOC130966420 gene encoding uncharacterized protein LOC130966420, with amino-acid sequence MQLKQGNTTVAEYAHKFDDLCRFSKICQGNPADFEGWKCLKFEGGLREDLMSSVVPLEIRDFGELVNKCKLVEECAKKVIASKASRQGFPPRNYNSYNWQPRRTNFKTPGVPQRRNPQVGNAPARAMGGNRGRPRQDNGKRPQQAQVNTACRQCGKDHGNRPCLFGTSKCYICNKPGHMAKNCSKRFTQNPARTQQQGRVFAMTADDAMQSDALIQDQCYVKNRFLTVLYDSGASHSFISLTVARELGIHFSELNFDLIVHTPTSQNALTSLACLQVPFTIRNRTFIHDLICLPLCGLEVILGLYWLSKYHVFLDCYERTAVIPSNGLDIKPFLSHTLYLNSVRVTLDGSDCEGYVLLAASSNDSELSLERIRVVKDFPMFSRTTYLSFLLSER; translated from the coding sequence ATGCAGCTGAAACAGGGTAACACAACTGTTGCAGAATATGCCCATAAGTTTGATGACTTGTGCCGTTTCTCCAAGATTTGCCAAGGGAATCCTGCTGATTTTGAAGGATGGAAGTGCTTAAAGTTCGAAGGGGGTCTTCGTGAGGATCTAATGAGTTCAGTAGTCCCATTGGAGATACGAGATTTTGGTGAGCTGGTTAATAAGTGTAAGTTAGTGGAAGAATGTGCTAAGAAGGTAATTGCATCTAAAGCAAGTCGTCAAGGATTTCCACCAAGGAACTACAATAGTTATAATTGGCAACCACGAAGGACAAACTTCAAGACACCTGGTGTGCCACAGCGAAGGAATCCACAAGTTGGTAACGCTCCTGCTCGCGCTATGGGTGGAAACAGGGGTAGACCAAGGCAGGATAATGGTAAACGACCCCAACAGGCACAAGTGAATACTGCATGTAGGCAGTGTGGGAAAGATCATGGTAATAGACCCTGCTTGTTTGGAACATCCAAGTGTTATATTTGTAATAAACCAGGACATATGGCTAAGAATTGCTCAAAGAGGTTTACTCAGAATCCAGCGCGAACCCAGCAACAAGGTCGAGTGTTTGCTATGACTGCTGATGATGCTATGCAATCAGACGCCCTGATCCAAGATCAGTGTTATGTTAAAAATCGATTTCTAACTGTACTATATGATTCGGGTGCATCGCattcctttatttctttaacTGTTGCTCGTGAGTTGGGAATACATTTCTCTGAGTTGAACTTTGATCTAATTGTCCATACCCCTACATCCCAAAATGCTTTGACCAGTTTAGCGTGCCTGCAAGTACCATTCACTATTAGGAACAGGACTTTTATACATGATCTAATCTGTTTGCCTCTATGTGGTTTAGAAGTTATTCTAGGATTATATTGGTTATCTAAGTATCATGTTTTCCTTGATTGCTATGAAAGAACTGCTGTTATTCCATCTAATGGTTTAGATATTAAACCATTTTTGTCTCATACTTTATATCTGAATTCTGTAAGAGTTACCTTAGACGGGAGTGATTGTGAGGGGTATGTTCTGTTAGCGGCTAGCTCGAATGACAGTGAATTAAGCTTAGAACGAATCCGAGTGGTGAAGGATTTCCCGATGTTTTCTCGGACGACATACCTGAGTTTCCTCCTCAGCGAGAGATAG